In the Bradyrhizobium guangzhouense genome, one interval contains:
- a CDS encoding acyl-CoA dehydrogenase family protein yields MLFTADHDDIRRSLQKFIANEINPHVDEWEKADIFPAHELFKKMGRLGFLGLNKPVEFGGSGLDYSYALMMAEELGAITCGGVPMAIGVQTDMATPALARFGSDEVRREFLAPSISGDYVACIGVSEPGAGSDVASIKTSARSDGDDYLITGGKLWITNGTQADWICLLANTGDGPVHRNKSLICVPMKSKGVTVARKLDKLGMRSSDTAQIFFDNVRIPKRNRIGEEGHGFTYQMIQFQEERLWGAAACLKAHEYIINETIEYTRNRQAFGKSILDNQVVHFKLAEMQTEVELLRALIYRAAEQLVAGEDVTRLATMAKLKAGRLGRELTDACLQYWGGMGFTNETPVSRAYRDNRLTSIGGGADEVMLMVLCKMMGTLPGSKGNAS; encoded by the coding sequence ATGCTGTTTACCGCCGACCACGACGATATTCGTCGGAGCTTGCAAAAATTCATCGCTAACGAGATCAACCCCCATGTCGATGAATGGGAGAAGGCCGACATCTTCCCGGCGCATGAGCTGTTCAAGAAGATGGGCCGCCTCGGCTTTCTTGGATTGAACAAGCCGGTCGAGTTCGGCGGCTCCGGTCTCGATTATTCCTATGCACTGATGATGGCGGAGGAGCTGGGCGCCATCACCTGCGGCGGCGTGCCGATGGCGATCGGCGTGCAGACCGATATGGCAACGCCGGCGCTGGCGCGGTTCGGCTCCGACGAGGTGCGCCGTGAATTTCTGGCGCCATCGATATCAGGCGACTATGTCGCCTGCATCGGCGTCTCCGAGCCCGGCGCCGGCTCGGACGTCGCCTCGATCAAGACCAGCGCGCGCTCCGACGGCGACGACTATCTCATCACCGGCGGCAAGCTGTGGATCACCAACGGTACCCAGGCCGACTGGATCTGCCTGCTCGCCAACACCGGCGATGGCCCGGTCCATCGCAACAAGTCGCTGATCTGCGTGCCCATGAAGAGCAAGGGCGTCACGGTCGCCCGCAAGCTCGACAAGCTGGGCATGCGCTCGTCCGACACGGCGCAGATCTTTTTCGACAACGTCCGCATACCCAAGCGCAACAGGATCGGCGAGGAGGGCCACGGCTTCACGTACCAGATGATCCAGTTCCAGGAGGAGCGGCTCTGGGGTGCGGCGGCCTGCCTCAAGGCGCACGAGTACATCATCAACGAAACCATCGAATACACGCGCAACCGCCAAGCCTTCGGCAAGTCGATCCTCGACAACCAGGTCGTGCACTTCAAGCTCGCGGAGATGCAGACCGAGGTCGAGCTGTTGCGTGCGCTGATCTATCGCGCCGCCGAGCAGCTCGTCGCCGGCGAGGACGTCACGCGACTTGCGACCATGGCCAAGCTGAAGGCCGGCCGTCTCGGCCGCGAGCTCACCGACGCCTGCTTGCAATATTGGGGCGGAATGGGCTTTACCAACGAGACGCCGGTCAGCCGCGCCTATCGCGACAACCGTCTGACCTCGATCGGCGGCGGTGCCGACGAGGTCATGCTGATGGTCCTGTGCAAGATGATGGGTACGCTGCCGGGTAGCAAAGGGAATGCTTCATGA
- a CDS encoding acyl-CoA dehydrogenase family protein: MKSPFYTAEHDAFRDVMRRFVDKEIAPFAHEWDEAGEFPRALYRRAAEIGLLGLGFPEEYGGIAADQFMKIVASQELARAGAGGVSASLMSHTIGSPPIARAARPEVKARVLPQVLAGEKISALAITEPGGGSDVANLRTRARRDGNHYVVSGEKTFITSGMRADYLTVAVRTGGEGAGGVSLLLIEGDTPGLSRTKLKKMGWWASDTATLHFDDCRVPAENLIGEEGQGFKIIMQNFNSERMGMAAGCTAFARVCLDEAVAYAKERKTFGKPLAQHQVIRHKIVDMAQKVAASQAMLEMLAWRLEQGESPVAEICMMKNQATQTMAFCASEAVQIFGGAGFMRGIKAERIYREVKVNAIGGGTEEIMKDLASRQMGL, encoded by the coding sequence ATGAAGAGTCCGTTCTATACCGCCGAACACGACGCTTTTCGCGACGTCATGCGCCGCTTCGTCGACAAGGAGATCGCCCCGTTCGCGCACGAGTGGGACGAAGCCGGCGAATTTCCCCGCGCGCTCTATCGCAGGGCGGCGGAGATTGGCCTGTTGGGGCTCGGATTTCCCGAGGAATATGGCGGGATCGCCGCCGACCAGTTCATGAAGATCGTGGCGAGCCAGGAGCTGGCGCGGGCCGGGGCCGGCGGCGTCAGCGCCAGCCTGATGAGCCACACCATCGGCTCGCCGCCGATCGCCCGAGCGGCGCGGCCTGAGGTGAAGGCGCGCGTGCTGCCGCAGGTGCTGGCAGGCGAAAAGATTTCGGCGCTCGCGATCACCGAGCCGGGCGGCGGCTCCGATGTCGCGAACCTGCGCACCAGGGCCCGGCGTGACGGCAATCACTACGTCGTGAGCGGCGAGAAGACATTCATCACCTCGGGGATGCGCGCCGATTATCTGACCGTTGCGGTGCGTACGGGCGGCGAGGGCGCCGGCGGCGTCAGCTTGTTGCTGATCGAGGGTGATACGCCCGGCCTGTCGCGAACCAAGCTCAAGAAGATGGGCTGGTGGGCCTCCGACACCGCGACGCTGCATTTCGATGATTGCCGCGTACCGGCCGAGAATCTGATCGGCGAAGAAGGCCAGGGCTTCAAGATCATCATGCAGAATTTCAACAGCGAGCGGATGGGCATGGCCGCCGGCTGCACTGCCTTTGCCCGCGTCTGTCTTGATGAAGCCGTCGCCTACGCCAAGGAACGCAAGACGTTCGGCAAACCGCTCGCGCAGCACCAGGTTATCCGCCACAAGATCGTCGACATGGCGCAGAAGGTCGCGGCCTCGCAAGCCATGCTGGAAATGCTGGCCTGGCGGCTCGAGCAGGGCGAAAGCCCTGTCGCCGAAATCTGCATGATGAAGAACCAGGCGACACAGACCATGGCGTTCTGCGCCTCGGAAGCCGTGCAGATCTTTGGCGGTGCCGGTTTCATGCGCGGCATCAAGGCCGAGCGCATCTACCGTGAGGTCAAGGTCAACGCCATCGGCGGCGGAACCGAGGAGATCATGAAGGATCTGGCGTCAAGGCAGATGGGGTTGTGA
- a CDS encoding AraC family transcriptional regulator, whose translation MEDKGRESDHLMLITPERVFYAGLLGRPRKRTPGCCHVYVAVKGSLHMTIDDCLATGELFVTLPNQRHSIASDYRTAISVTLEPESMPDGVLEDLARRLMGPDRPAYARKILAAYALLRERRYGDITTAGFDEMCFGEALPRRLLDPRVTRAVARIGRFSGEPVTADTCAAEAGLSASRFLHLFKEETGISFRSFRAWKRARHLLHFANQDLNLAHLAQDIGYPDSTHFSHSIRRFYGLKPRAIFVGSRDLAIYRSTETVRELAEAG comes from the coding sequence ATGGAAGACAAGGGTCGCGAATCCGACCATTTGATGCTGATCACGCCGGAGCGGGTCTTCTACGCCGGCTTGCTCGGCCGGCCTCGCAAGCGGACCCCGGGTTGCTGCCACGTCTATGTCGCGGTGAAGGGCAGCCTGCATATGACCATCGACGACTGTCTCGCCACTGGCGAACTGTTCGTGACCCTGCCGAACCAGCGGCACTCCATTGCCAGCGACTACCGCACCGCCATCAGTGTGACGCTCGAGCCGGAGAGCATGCCTGATGGCGTGCTGGAAGATCTGGCCCGGCGGTTGATGGGACCCGACCGGCCCGCCTATGCCCGAAAAATCCTCGCCGCCTACGCGCTGCTGCGCGAGCGCCGCTATGGCGACATCACCACCGCCGGGTTCGACGAGATGTGCTTTGGCGAAGCGCTGCCGCGCCGCCTGCTCGACCCGCGCGTGACCCGCGCGGTCGCCCGCATTGGGCGCTTCTCCGGCGAGCCAGTGACGGCGGATACCTGCGCGGCGGAAGCAGGCCTCTCCGCCTCGCGGTTCCTGCATCTGTTCAAGGAAGAAACCGGCATCTCGTTCCGGTCGTTCCGCGCCTGGAAGCGTGCGCGGCATCTACTGCACTTCGCCAACCAGGATCTCAACCTCGCTCACCTCGCGCAGGACATCGGCTATCCCGACTCCACGCATTTCAGCCATTCGATCCGCCGCTTCTACGGCTTGAAGCCACGCGCGATCTTCGTCGGCTCGCGGGATCTTGCGATCTATCGCAGCACCGAGACGGTGCGGGAGCTCGCTGAGGCGGGTTGA
- a CDS encoding acyl-CoA carboxylase subunit beta, producing the protein MSILENTIFPGSAAYHANRDGMLGLIDRMRALEERTRAASAAAKDRFHKRGQLLPRERVALVLDPGAPFIELSTLAGYMFDVPDAGKSVPGGGVIAGIGFVSGIRCMVSASDSGIDAGALQPYGLDKTLRVQELALENKLPYVQLVESAGANLLRYRVEDFVRGGNIFRNLARLSAAGLPVVTVTHGSSTAGGAYQTGLSDYIVMVRGRTRAFLAGPPLLKAATGEIATEEELGGAEMHTQISGLGDYLAEDDRDALRIAREIMAALEWERPGRVAQDVKPPRYDQDELLGIMPMDHKRPVDMKQVIARIIDDSDFAEMAPNYGPATVCGHARIEGQAIGIITNNGPLDPAGANKATHFIQACCQTRTPILYLNNTTGYMVGKAYEEAGMIKHGSKMIQAVTSATVPQITIYCGASFGAGNYGMCGRGFHPRFCFSWPNAKTAVMGGEQAAETMAIVTEAAAARRGKPIEKDKLDAMKAQIIGVFDGQMDVFSTSARVLDDGVIDPRDTRAVLSEVLAICREGDARTPQRMQFSVARP; encoded by the coding sequence ATGTCCATTCTCGAAAACACCATCTTCCCCGGCAGCGCCGCCTACCACGCCAACCGCGACGGCATGCTCGGCCTGATCGACCGAATGCGGGCGCTGGAGGAGCGCACGCGTGCCGCGTCCGCCGCGGCAAAAGACCGCTTCCACAAGCGTGGCCAGCTGCTGCCGCGCGAGCGCGTCGCGCTGGTGCTCGATCCCGGCGCGCCCTTCATCGAGCTGTCGACGCTCGCGGGCTACATGTTCGACGTGCCGGATGCGGGCAAGAGCGTGCCCGGCGGCGGCGTCATCGCCGGCATCGGCTTCGTCTCGGGCATTCGCTGCATGGTCAGCGCCAGCGATTCCGGGATCGATGCCGGCGCGCTTCAGCCTTACGGCCTCGACAAGACGTTGCGGGTGCAGGAGCTCGCGCTGGAGAACAAGCTGCCTTATGTGCAGCTGGTCGAAAGCGCCGGTGCCAATCTGCTGCGCTACCGCGTCGAGGACTTTGTCCGCGGCGGCAACATCTTTCGTAATCTCGCGCGCCTTTCCGCGGCAGGCCTCCCGGTCGTCACCGTGACACACGGTTCGTCTACCGCCGGCGGCGCTTATCAGACCGGGTTGTCCGACTACATCGTCATGGTGCGCGGTCGCACCCGTGCCTTCCTTGCAGGTCCCCCGCTGCTGAAGGCTGCGACCGGCGAGATCGCCACGGAAGAAGAGCTCGGCGGCGCCGAGATGCACACGCAAATCTCCGGCCTCGGCGACTACCTCGCCGAGGACGATCGCGACGCGTTGCGTATCGCGCGCGAGATCATGGCAGCGCTGGAATGGGAGCGGCCGGGCAGGGTCGCGCAGGACGTCAAGCCGCCGCGCTATGACCAGGACGAGCTGCTCGGCATCATGCCGATGGATCACAAACGCCCGGTCGACATGAAGCAGGTGATCGCCCGCATCATCGACGATTCCGATTTTGCCGAGATGGCGCCGAATTACGGCCCAGCCACCGTCTGCGGTCATGCCCGCATCGAGGGGCAGGCGATCGGCATCATCACCAACAACGGTCCGCTCGATCCCGCCGGCGCCAACAAGGCGACGCATTTCATCCAGGCCTGCTGCCAGACCCGCACGCCGATCCTCTACCTCAACAACACCACAGGCTACATGGTCGGCAAGGCCTATGAAGAAGCCGGCATGATCAAGCACGGCTCCAAAATGATCCAGGCGGTGACGTCGGCCACGGTACCGCAGATCACCATCTATTGCGGCGCCTCGTTCGGCGCCGGCAATTACGGCATGTGCGGGCGCGGCTTCCATCCACGCTTCTGCTTCTCCTGGCCAAATGCCAAGACCGCGGTGATGGGCGGCGAGCAGGCCGCCGAGACCATGGCAATCGTGACCGAGGCGGCTGCGGCGCGCCGCGGCAAGCCGATCGAGAAGGACAAGCTGGACGCCATGAAAGCGCAGATCATCGGCGTGTTCGATGGCCAGATGGACGTGTTCTCGACCAGCGCCCGCGTGCTCGACGATGGCGTGATCGATCCGCGCGACACCCGCGCGGTGCTGTCGGAGGTGCTCGCGATCTGCCGCGAGGGCGATGCCCGCACGCCCCAGCGCATGCAATTCTCGGTGGCCCGCCCATGA
- a CDS encoding glutathione S-transferase family protein — MITLYHCDAARSFRPLWMLEEMGLPYELKMLPFPPRVFAKEYLALNPLGTIPFMVDGETRMTESSGICHYLGVVYGPTPLMVGPEDPAYGAFLNWMYFSDATLTFPQTLVLRYTQLEPEERRNPQVATDYAKWFLGRLRAVEAATANTEALCAGRFTAADIVIGYALRLAENIGLAKDFGPGVAAYWARLQQRDGFKRAVAAEQSAGLEQNVAPRVRA; from the coding sequence ATGATCACGCTCTATCATTGCGACGCCGCGCGCTCGTTCCGTCCGCTCTGGATGCTGGAGGAGATGGGGCTGCCCTATGAACTGAAGATGCTGCCGTTCCCGCCGCGCGTCTTCGCCAAGGAGTATCTCGCGCTCAATCCGCTCGGCACGATTCCCTTCATGGTCGACGGTGAGACCAGGATGACTGAGTCATCAGGCATCTGCCACTATCTCGGCGTCGTCTATGGCCCGACGCCGCTGATGGTCGGCCCCGAGGATCCCGCCTATGGCGCCTTCCTGAACTGGATGTATTTCAGCGACGCGACGTTAACCTTCCCGCAAACGCTGGTGCTCCGCTACACCCAGCTCGAGCCGGAGGAGCGCCGCAATCCGCAGGTCGCAACCGACTACGCAAAGTGGTTTTTGGGACGGCTGCGCGCCGTCGAGGCGGCAACCGCCAATACCGAGGCCTTGTGCGCGGGTCGCTTCACCGCCGCTGACATTGTCATCGGTTACGCCCTTCGCCTTGCCGAAAACATCGGCCTTGCCAAGGATTTCGGGCCTGGTGTCGCGGCCTATTGGGCCCGCTTGCAGCAGCGCGACGGCTTCAAGCGCGCCGTTGCTGCGGAGCAGTCGGCCGGGCTCGAGCAGAATGTTGCGCCGCGCGTAAGGGCGTAA
- a CDS encoding acetyl/propionyl/methylcrotonyl-CoA carboxylase subunit alpha → MRNGSVQHRSFSRVLIANRGEIALRVIRSARRLGLGVVAVYSDADRDALHVRRADQSVRIGEALPARSYLNIPAIIEAAKASGADAVHPGYGFLAENEQFARGCKDAGLVFIGPSPHAIEAMGNKAGGKEIMAKAGVPIVPGYQGADQRDEVMLAEAKNIGFPVMIKAVAGGGGRGMRLVTDAASFPDALRSARSEAKAAFGDATVILERAIQNPRHIEIQVFGDSHGNAVHLGERDCSVQRRHQKLIEEAPSPAVTPELRAKMGEVAVAAVRALRYEGAGTLEFLLDASGEFYFMEMNTRLQVEHPVTEAITGLDLVELQLRVARGEALPLKQQDIKLSGHAIEVRLCSEDAAHDFMPQSGRMARWQVPDGIRVEHALESGAEVPPFYDSMIAKVIGHGATREEARGRLIVGLEQLTALGVTTNQAFLMSCLRHPGFAKGGPTTAFIGAHRDELLAPRADAAFDTALAGLLLYVTNPRAPAWRRGRSLSAAFPLPAKIEIAGDALELEVTRERDGSYIVATEGGQDRFEIEQFDSEMIRFRHDGVMDSAKFLRDGDRLYVQRRGIPFAVTDLTLAAPKATAANGGDGKVRAAMNGRVVAVLVKPGDRVTSGQPVLTLEAMKMEHVHKAGIDGVVAAIDVAEGEQVTTGKIVVEIEAG, encoded by the coding sequence ATGAGGAACGGATCAGTGCAGCACCGGTCGTTCTCGAGGGTATTGATCGCCAATCGTGGCGAGATCGCGCTGCGCGTGATTCGCAGCGCGCGGCGGCTCGGGCTCGGCGTTGTCGCGGTCTATTCGGACGCGGACCGCGATGCGCTCCATGTGAGACGAGCCGATCAGTCCGTGCGGATCGGCGAAGCTTTGCCGGCGCGATCCTATCTCAACATTCCCGCGATCATCGAAGCGGCGAAAGCGAGCGGCGCTGACGCCGTACATCCCGGCTACGGCTTCCTGGCCGAGAACGAACAGTTTGCAAGAGGCTGCAAGGATGCCGGCCTCGTCTTCATCGGTCCGTCGCCGCATGCGATCGAGGCGATGGGCAACAAGGCCGGCGGCAAGGAGATCATGGCGAAGGCCGGCGTGCCCATCGTGCCCGGCTATCAGGGGGCCGACCAGCGTGACGAGGTGATGCTCGCGGAGGCCAAAAACATCGGATTCCCCGTGATGATCAAGGCCGTCGCGGGCGGTGGTGGCCGCGGCATGCGGCTCGTCACAGACGCTGCATCATTCCCCGACGCGCTGCGTAGCGCGCGGTCGGAAGCGAAGGCAGCATTCGGCGATGCCACCGTCATCCTCGAGCGCGCGATTCAAAATCCTCGTCACATCGAGATCCAGGTATTTGGCGACAGCCACGGCAATGCCGTCCACCTCGGCGAGCGAGATTGCTCGGTGCAGCGGCGGCACCAGAAGCTGATCGAGGAAGCGCCGTCGCCGGCCGTGACGCCGGAGCTGCGGGCGAAAATGGGCGAGGTCGCCGTCGCGGCCGTGAGGGCGCTGCGCTACGAGGGCGCCGGCACCCTGGAATTCCTGCTCGATGCGAGCGGTGAGTTCTACTTCATGGAGATGAACACGCGTCTCCAGGTCGAGCATCCCGTCACGGAAGCGATTACGGGGCTCGATCTCGTCGAACTGCAATTGCGTGTCGCGCGCGGCGAAGCCTTGCCGCTGAAACAGCAGGACATCAAGCTCTCGGGTCACGCCATCGAGGTGCGGCTCTGCTCGGAAGACGCCGCGCATGATTTCATGCCTCAGTCCGGCCGCATGGCGCGCTGGCAGGTCCCCGATGGCATCCGCGTCGAGCACGCGCTGGAATCGGGCGCGGAAGTCCCGCCGTTTTACGATTCCATGATCGCCAAGGTGATCGGCCATGGCGCCACGCGCGAGGAGGCGAGGGGACGGCTGATCGTCGGGCTCGAGCAGCTCACGGCGCTTGGCGTGACCACCAACCAGGCGTTCCTGATGTCGTGCCTGCGCCATCCCGGCTTTGCCAAAGGCGGGCCAACGACAGCTTTCATCGGTGCGCATCGCGACGAGCTGCTGGCGCCGCGCGCGGACGCTGCATTCGATACGGCGCTCGCAGGCCTGCTGCTCTACGTCACCAATCCGCGCGCGCCGGCATGGCGGCGCGGCCGGAGCCTGTCGGCAGCGTTTCCCCTCCCTGCGAAGATCGAGATCGCGGGTGACGCGCTTGAGCTCGAGGTCACGCGCGAGCGTGATGGCAGCTACATCGTCGCTACTGAGGGGGGGCAGGACAGGTTCGAGATCGAGCAGTTCGATTCCGAAATGATCCGCTTCCGTCATGATGGCGTGATGGACAGCGCTAAATTCCTGCGTGACGGCGACCGATTGTACGTGCAGCGCCGCGGCATCCCGTTCGCAGTCACCGATCTCACGCTCGCCGCGCCGAAGGCCACGGCAGCCAATGGCGGCGACGGAAAGGTCCGCGCCGCGATGAACGGCCGGGTCGTCGCGGTCCTGGTCAAACCGGGCGACCGTGTCACGTCAGGTCAGCCGGTGCTGACGCTGGAAGCGATGAAGATGGAGCACGTCCACAAGGCCGGCATCGACGGTGTCGTTGCTGCGATCGACGTTGCCGAGGGCGAGCAGGTGACGACGGGAAAGATCGTGGTGGAGATTGAGGCAGGATAG
- a CDS encoding ABC transporter ATP-binding protein — translation MTKALLEVTDLKKHYPVRAGVLRRQVGTVHSVDGVSFSLDAGETLGLVGESGCGKSTVARSVLRLVEPTSGQIRLDGEDITHLSKTALRPHRRAMQIVFQDPFASLNPRMTAGDIVGEPIAVHGLATGQALEARVAKLFEQVGLRPDQMRNFPHQFSGGQRQRICIARALALEPRLIVCDEPVSALDVSIQAQVINLLIDLQKQHGFSYLFIAHDLAVVAHISHRVAVMYLGRIVEIADKDELFRNPRHPYTQALLASVPSANPLAKKLAPLVDGDVPSPVNPPPGCAFHTRCRFAMERCKTERPVLMGDGHQVACLLNEGTGRPAQLP, via the coding sequence ATGACCAAGGCGCTGCTCGAAGTCACCGACCTCAAGAAGCATTATCCGGTGCGCGCCGGCGTGCTGCGCCGGCAGGTCGGCACCGTGCATTCGGTCGACGGCGTCTCGTTCTCCCTTGATGCCGGCGAGACGCTCGGCCTCGTCGGCGAATCCGGCTGCGGCAAGTCCACGGTGGCGCGCAGCGTGCTGCGGCTGGTCGAGCCGACGTCAGGCCAGATCCGCCTCGACGGCGAAGACATCACGCATCTCTCCAAAACGGCACTGCGGCCGCATCGCCGCGCGATGCAGATCGTGTTCCAGGATCCGTTCGCCTCGCTCAACCCACGCATGACCGCGGGCGATATCGTCGGCGAGCCGATTGCCGTCCACGGGCTCGCAACCGGCCAGGCGCTGGAGGCGCGCGTTGCGAAGCTGTTCGAGCAGGTGGGCTTGCGGCCCGACCAGATGCGCAATTTTCCGCATCAATTCTCCGGCGGCCAGCGCCAGCGCATCTGCATTGCGCGCGCGCTGGCACTGGAGCCGCGCCTGATCGTCTGCGACGAGCCGGTGTCGGCGCTCGATGTCTCGATCCAGGCGCAGGTGATCAATCTGCTGATCGACCTGCAGAAGCAGCACGGCTTCTCCTATCTCTTCATCGCTCATGACCTCGCCGTGGTCGCCCATATCAGCCACCGCGTCGCGGTGATGTATCTCGGCCGGATCGTCGAGATCGCCGACAAGGACGAGCTGTTCCGGAATCCGCGGCATCCCTATACACAGGCGCTGCTCGCCTCGGTGCCATCAGCCAATCCGCTGGCGAAGAAGCTCGCGCCGCTGGTGGACGGCGACGTGCCTAGCCCCGTCAATCCACCGCCCGGCTGCGCGTTTCACACCCGCTGCCGGTTTGCGATGGAGCGTTGCAAGACGGAGCGTCCGGTGTTGATGGGTGACGGGCATCAGGTCGCGTGCTTGTTGAATGAGGGGACAGGACGGCCAGCACAGCTGCCGTAG
- a CDS encoding 3-keto-5-aminohexanoate cleavage protein translates to MSDKAVITCALNGVLTDPKQHNVPVTPEQMAREAKAAFDAGASIMHIHLRQQAPNKGHLPSWEVAVSKEIQQAIREACPGVIINHTSGVSGPNYSGALDCIRETRPEIAACNAGSLNYLKVKADNSWAWPPMMFDNAVEKVKDYLDVMNSVGTIPEFECFDVGIVRCVGMYHQVGMYRGPLEYNFVMGVASGMPADPELLPILLKLKRPEAHWQVTAIGREEIWPLHQRCAELGGHLRTGLEDAFYLADGKKVTSNGQLIEAIAACARRAGRDIASPAEARKIFGTKR, encoded by the coding sequence ATGAGCGACAAGGCCGTCATCACCTGCGCGCTGAACGGCGTGCTCACCGACCCCAAGCAGCACAACGTGCCTGTGACGCCCGAGCAGATGGCGCGCGAGGCCAAGGCGGCTTTCGATGCGGGCGCGTCCATCATGCACATCCATCTGCGCCAGCAGGCGCCGAACAAGGGTCATCTGCCGTCCTGGGAGGTCGCCGTCAGCAAGGAGATCCAGCAGGCGATCCGCGAGGCTTGCCCCGGCGTCATCATCAACCACACCTCGGGCGTCTCAGGGCCGAACTATTCCGGCGCGCTGGATTGCATCCGCGAGACCAGGCCGGAGATCGCGGCCTGCAACGCCGGCTCGCTGAACTATCTGAAGGTCAAGGCTGACAACAGCTGGGCCTGGCCGCCGATGATGTTCGACAACGCGGTCGAGAAGGTGAAGGACTATCTCGACGTCATGAATTCGGTCGGCACCATCCCCGAGTTCGAATGTTTCGACGTCGGCATCGTCCGCTGCGTCGGCATGTACCATCAGGTTGGCATGTACAGGGGGCCGCTCGAATATAATTTCGTGATGGGCGTCGCCTCCGGCATGCCTGCCGATCCCGAATTGCTGCCAATCCTGCTCAAGCTGAAGCGCCCCGAGGCGCACTGGCAGGTCACGGCCATCGGCCGCGAAGAGATCTGGCCGCTGCACCAGCGTTGCGCTGAGCTCGGGGGGCACTTGCGCACCGGCCTCGAGGACGCCTTCTATCTCGCCGACGGCAAAAAGGTGACGTCGAATGGCCAGCTGATCGAGGCCATCGCCGCCTGCGCCCGTCGCGCTGGTCGAGACATCGCGAGCCCGGCCGAAGCGCGGAAGATCTTTGGGACGAAACGCTGA
- a CDS encoding ABC transporter ATP-binding protein, which yields MADTSDLVLEVKNLKTVFFTNSGLFKAVDDVSFTVKRGETLAIVGESGCGKSVTALSLMRLVPDPPGRIVGGSVALEGTDLLALSEAEMRKIRGNRISMIFQEPMTSLNPVIRIGDQIVEAVRLHRNLSTREANDIAVEMLRLVRIPEPARRAREYPHQLSGGMRQRAMIAMALACRPALLIADEPTTALDVTIQAQILALILDLQKELGTGLVLITHDLGVVAQTAQRVIVMYAGRKVEEASVESLFAAPKHPYTRGLMASIPAVPAPGVAAQERLNEIPGTVPSLVRLPKGCAFAPRCKLAVKRCEAEYPPLTDWGGGHLAACWRAADVAEVA from the coding sequence ATGGCTGACACCTCCGATCTCGTGCTCGAGGTGAAGAACCTGAAGACGGTGTTCTTCACCAATTCCGGACTGTTCAAGGCTGTCGACGACGTCTCCTTCACGGTGAAGCGGGGCGAGACGCTCGCCATCGTCGGCGAATCCGGATGCGGCAAGAGCGTCACCGCATTGTCCTTGATGCGGCTGGTGCCCGATCCGCCGGGCCGCATCGTCGGCGGCTCCGTCGCGCTCGAAGGCACCGACCTGCTGGCGCTGAGCGAAGCCGAGATGCGCAAGATCCGCGGCAATCGCATCTCCATGATCTTCCAGGAGCCGATGACGTCGCTCAATCCCGTCATCCGGATCGGCGACCAGATCGTCGAGGCGGTGCGGCTGCACAGGAATTTGTCGACCAGGGAAGCCAATGATATCGCGGTCGAGATGCTGCGGCTGGTGCGCATCCCCGAGCCGGCGCGGCGTGCGCGCGAATATCCGCACCAGCTCTCCGGCGGCATGCGCCAGCGCGCGATGATCGCGATGGCGCTGGCGTGCCGGCCGGCGCTGCTGATCGCGGACGAGCCGACCACCGCGCTCGACGTCACCATCCAGGCGCAAATCCTGGCCCTGATCCTCGATCTCCAGAAGGAGCTCGGCACCGGGCTCGTGCTGATCACGCACGATCTCGGCGTCGTCGCGCAGACCGCGCAGCGGGTGATCGTGATGTATGCGGGACGGAAGGTCGAGGAAGCCAGTGTCGAGTCGCTGTTTGCTGCGCCAAAGCATCCCTATACGCGGGGGCTGATGGCCTCGATTCCCGCCGTGCCGGCGCCCGGCGTCGCGGCGCAGGAGCGGTTGAACGAAATTCCCGGTACCGTCCCCTCGCTGGTGCGGCTGCCGAAAGGCTGCGCGTTCGCGCCGCGCTGCAAGCTCGCGGTGAAACGCTGCGAAGCCGAATATCCGCCGCTGACCGATTGGGGCGGCGGCCATCTCGCCGCCTGCTGGCGCGCGGCTGACGTGGCGGAGGTGGCATGA